The genomic interval TGAACTACCTCACTTATTGATATGACAGCTAGGTTATCTCCACTGAATGCATTATGTTTGTATCCCTATACGATCGTTGACCTATCATAATTGCTTTCTCACCACACGCGTCAAGCCTTATCCTTCCACTTGATTCGTCTTCAATGCGCGAAAACGCGACATCTTGTTCAAGTACATACGTATATGTAAGGTGAGACATTCATCTCGTGGTCTGATCAATCGGTTTTAGAGCTACTTTAAAATCTTTTCAATCCGCTATTCTGGTTTTAATCTACAAGACGGAATGGTAATATAATCGGGAAGGGGATTtcgaagaaaagaaaattctCAATTCAAAGATGGAAAATGACTTAGCGCTGAGTCAAAGAGTACATCATCGAGTTGAATCCTTCTGATTATTCAATCCTCAATACCCCTCAAGTCGGTTCAACCCGACACGGCTATTATCATGATAAATGGACTAAGGgctaaaaaaaaaaaatctTCTCATTGGCGGCGACGgcatcaacttcaagatACTTGTACTGGGACGGGAGGTTGAGGGTACAGTAATAATTGTAAAGCTCCCAAGAATGATAGAGCGCTGTATGGGCGGAGGGTGGCCTCAACCTTTAACAACAagaatttttttttttctttttatgcTGCTCTCCTTCTTTCAGACATCGCGTTTATTGGGATAGTATGCATAATGCATTCAAAAGTTAATTGACTAcgtatatacatacatgacTGATGAAAATATAATTGAACCGCTATGAGAATGGCCCATAAAATGGTGCTATTCCAGATGAACATGTCCCAGATCACGTTGTAACACTTAATGAATACAATGTAATCCGCTAGGAAAAAACCTAAATAAAACACCCTAACTAATGTTTTAGTTTCTTTTGTTTATCAATAGCAGCTCTAagtttgatttgtttatctcttaatgaagctttcttcttttgcatTACTTTGTTAGAGCTAAGAGTTGGGAAATAATCATCAGTATAATAGTCTATACTAAGAATCGTAGTATAAACTTGaagggaaatgaagaaatgaaaactTACTGAACAGCCATCATCAAAGGTttatttctttgtttttctctatttgttgatgatgatggtgtagattttgtttttttaccttttaatgaACCGAACTtttctctaccttctctaccttttttaaCTAATTCCATTTTTTCTTCCCATGTtgcttttactttttttctTGGTCCTAAAATTTCTGATTCAGTTAAAAATctttcagattcatcttgatctacaTGTCTTTTAGATAATTCTAATGCAGCAGCTTTACGTTTAGcacctgatccaccaccagattcagctaattctttagctgcttttAACCTTAATTCATTCAATAATGCGAAATCGGCTGGTGTTAGGATCTATATTTCGAAAACAATATTGTGTTAATATAAGTCATACCGAAATGTAATCTCTTTTacaaactcaaactcaccttctgtTGAGCAAGTAACGATAATTTCTTGGTATCTTGTGAGACAGCTGTTGTAGCAGTTGATACGACTGATTTTGcatcatccatatcttcatcttcatcactttcatcgtcactatcttcttcatctttaccacctttcttAGCTCTTTTAGATTTTTTCTTtgcagctttcttttcttgtttaaCACGttttttatcatcttcttcatcagaatctgaaatatctatatcttcatcacctgatgAAACATCTTCCCAaccttcagattcagattcactATCGGATTCTCTATCCCAATCTTCCCAGCCTTTTTCGTCATCCATATCTACATctgaattatcttcatctgttaaACCACCATTGgcttcttttctcaattttGCAAAGTgttcatctaataattcaagtccttcaataccttctGCAGCATCTTTAGAATGTCCATATGCCAATACTTGACTTCCGATAAGTCCCATGGTAGCGGCTTTACCCTATAATGAACATGTTAGAGACGTTTCGTAATCTGCTACAATTTTCTGAACTTACCCTTTCACGTTTCTTGAGCATACCAGGATTGACTTCTCTGAATAGTTGAAGTAAACCTCTAGAAGCAGTAACCACACCCTTATCTTTACTCTTTCTATATTCAATCAGATCACTAAGTAAATCTTCCTCCATACACCATGGTTGACGTCTACAAACTTCTCTTATAGCATTCAAACCAGCTGCAATGACTTCTGCTCCAACACCGGGATGAACAAATTCTTGTGCTAATTTCCTTATCACAGGAGTGAGAACGTCAGGCGGCGTGAGTTCATGCACTGACTGAGCAAGAGATACGAGGATGAGAGTGACTTGGAGTTGATGGTAGGTGAGGTATCTgaaataattcaaatcagCTATCACCATCATGAGTGGATGTGTAAAATATAGCTCACTTGATGATGTAACTGTAGAAACCGAGAACACAGAGTTTGTGTGTACCCATGACTCGTGAGAGCAGTTGCATGATAAGGATTTTATGGTCAAGCGAATATATTTTGTCTAAACGCGATTGTCAGCTGAATTACCGATTCCGAGGACATCCAGCTCACCATGTTTGTGcaaattatcatataatttCTCTCCAAAAGTCTGAGGATCATGCAATAATTCTAAAGCAGGGAAATTAGGGGTAGCTCCCAATCCGGCAGCATGTTTTGCTCGTTTCTATGGTTGAATAACAAATATATCAGGATCTAATCGAAAATTCGAAGTGGACCGATTattttcaactcaccttattAGTTTCCCTCTTCATTTGAGCTAACATTCTATCCTTCTTTCTACCACTTTTACCAACTTCCATACGATGTTCCATTTTCTTTACacctcttctagcttctcttatattttcttcatctgaatcagtttcatctgcatcttcattatctgaaCCTAAGAAAAAATGCAATGCTGCTGATTGTACTTTAACATTTGGATGGAAAGCTGCCAAAGCTACGATTGATACTGTCTTGGCATCATTCCTATGATccaacaaaaacaagatcTATCAGTAAAAGCTGATACTCAAACATGAAATGAAAGCGATTACTAACCAAACACTCTTTTTCCAAAGTTCTTTAACCATCATTACAGCCCACATtgcttcaccacctttttctttacctttacctttacctttatcaccgATTACTTCTGCGCCCATACCACTTTCAACCATACCAAATAGTAAACTTTGTACTACTCTATTTAATCtatgatttttggttttttgaTTAGATGTTTTTATATCTGTTAAGATCGTACTTCTGATAACACCTCTTAAAGCGGATGGTGCCTGGGGTAAAAGTGGAAGAAGGGTTTGTAGTAACCTAGAAAGGATCAGTAAATCAGCTATACTGCCGTCAATTCATTTTTCTTAGCTAGATGGACGTACTCTATAGAATCTATAATTTCTTTGTTTCTCAACATCACTAAATTCTTGAATACAGTTTTCctcaaatcacctttaactgATTGACCACTTTCTACTGAGCTtgaacctgatcctgaacctaATAATAATCCTTTGAGTTgtaaaggtaattcttttGTTTCTGTAGGATAACATTGTGCACATTGACTGATAAATGTGAttaaatcaccaaataatTCATTGGATTTATCTGTTGTTGcagaagttgatgttgaagttaCTGATGAGACTTGTTGTAATCTTAGCAAGgataaataatgattataTTGCGTTaagaattcttctttataaCCTTCTGGATCACGCTAAATTGGTTAAACAAGTAATATGGTTAATAGCTAAAGTATCTCAAAGCAGGACTCATAATGAAATTACTAtttagcttaccttgatcaaATTTTGTAATTGCGGTAAATTGGATGTCAAGAGTATACCTCTTGACGCTTTTGATTTAGGCATCTTGATCTGATTGAGCTTCAAGCTTTGCGTGCTAATGCTGTGAATtaaccaaaatcaatgatgaaaACACCTAAAATGTCATGAAAAGGAATTTTTTtgaaaattatcaaaatcaaaacagtCAATAACCGGAACTTGACCGTACACCGTGCttgaatatcattatcacttcTGTATATACTGCCACGTGAGTCAGACAGGGGAGAAAAGTAATCCACATCATTTACCGCGAGTATCCGGTGGAGGTTGTCCACTTTTAATCGGGTGTAAAAGAAATCTCATGCATAAGACTACCTCGGAAGCTTCTTCGCGTTAAATCATGCTGTGCGACACGCATATGAACACATCTGAAATAGAGCTCAAACTATGACTGATCGCTGATATACGAAGTCATGTACATACCATCTTGTAGAACTAAATTTCTTTCAGATTCTTATATTTATATACTAAAACCAGAAATGTAGATCTCACGCTTGGCATAGTCATGGAATCTAGCTGTAGAAGCATGATTATATTGTATCATAGCATGTGAAAATTTCAAAACACACCGTTTGACCGGTTCTGCTTTTGGCAACTACAACGAACTACTCTATATCTGATCTGATGTGAGTTGACTGTAAACCTACAACTGAAATCGCACAGACATCAAACATAAAAAGTTAGATCCTTTCGTGTAACATCAAAAACGTCATAGTTGTCCGAATCATACAATACATACATCTTATATCAAAACACAAGGAAGCTACCGCACCACCGAGCCCATATGTACTCTATACATAGCTTTCGCTAAACCCTGAACATAGTATAAAAAGTAAAGAtcctttcatcatttgaattgGCGTAGATTATTGAGACAGTTTTGAGGtttcaacaatcaaatgCCTctaaataataatcatcGAAATTTTTCAGAAGTATCTCTAGAATTACTCCCTTTGACCGATAATATTGAGAACTCTGAGAAACCGAGCAACTATAATAGATTAAGaaggaagatcaaaatggacccgtatcaaaatcatcttcagaaatCTAGACATGCTCTACCAACCAGGTTGGAAAAGGTATACATGGGAGTAGGTGGGTTGAAAGAATGGCTAATTATGCGTAGTGACCACTATGTCGCTTATGCAGAATCTGTCTAGTCAATACTAACTACTTGTAATGTCTCATATCTAGCTGCCTTTGAAGCTTTGATTATCTGCAGTATCGCATTTGCGGTATTTGGCTTGGTACAGGTAAATCCCCACCGACCAGTGTCTGCAGTAAATTTCGAAGTGATGCGAAACCGCTCTCGCAAAGTTCGCTTGCTAAGAATTGTCGATTTTATTAGGAACATATTCAAGCCCAAGGCGCGAAAGTACGAACTGGTATGTGATCCTTCAGTTTCCTCTTATTCCGCACATCTCCTTGCCCTAATATCCCTTTGCTAATATAGTCCACTATTCGACAGTTCCCGTGTACCTGGCAGTCTTCATCATGGCTCAGTAAGTATGGCATATTTATAACACACTGTCAGTATCTCGGCGAAGAGGTTCAGGTTAAGCTGAGGTCTGGTTATCGTGAACAATAGGATCTTCTCCTTGTTGTACATCTTTGACGCATTACGTGCTAGAAACATAGTACAGGTAAGTTTCAGCTTACGGTTAAAACGAGGTTGAATAGCTGACCGAGTACATGTCCTCAGCTGATAATGCATCTATTCTTCAACGTTTGTATGCTGGTATACTCTATATTACAGATCCCTCAAACCAAGAATGCATTAGAAGAGGAGAATAACGTTCCTGGAGGATGTGGATCTTTCGAAGTAAGCTTTTCGAGACTTATCCTACAGTCGTACTAATCATGCTCTTTATCATGTAGAATTGTACTGGTCCTAATTCATTATACAATCTGCTCGAAAAATTAATGATTGTCCCACCTATCATTTTCGGTTTATGCACTATAGCGTTCTGCGTCATGATGAGATATGTGCACGCTCAATTCGGCTGGGCGGTCTTTCACCTAGTTGGTGCTTCACCAGAACTCAAACGTAAGCGATCGGATATAGATGATTGTATCCCTTCTCAAGTACCGTTTAAGGCTAATTACTGGACTCGTCAAAAAAGGCGCTCATAGGAATTACCAGACTATGATCAgtttgttgaagatgttgttgttttcCGGCTTAGCTTTCTGCACCGCTGTAAGTTATATCAATCATAATTGTTACAGCATGTATCACGCTAATGTTAGCTGACTATCTGTCTAGATGCTTATCCTTGCTTCCGCTTGGGATGCAAAAAGAGCCGAGTTGTAAGTTCACAGACGATAAAGCGCACACTTCACGTCTACACGGACTAGCTGACATCATGACAGCATCATCACTATTGTGGCATTCCCAGTAATTATAATCTTCATGCTTGGTTGTGGATGGGcattgagaaaagaaaacaagcCGTAAGTCCGTAATACGCCTCCGGCCTGTATCAAAATTGACCAAACTACTATATTTAGAATTATGTCTGCATGTCTAGTCCTGATGGTAGCTGGCATCGCTTACTTCATGTGAGTACTTGTGATACTCTAATGAATAATATAGACTAACgttgatttgatttcgaTGTTAGATATAAACTCTCGACTTTGTGGTTGCCCAGAACTCAGGGATTATACAGTAACACCAAGATAACTATGGCGATTTTCTGTAAGCTTTCCATAACAATTTTTACTACTACTAGAGATATCCGACTTGAATTAACGGATATAATCTACATCATTAGCGATTTTCTCCATAATCATTTTGATGGCAACTTTCTTCCTCTCCTTGCTCTGTATGAATGATTTTGGAAAAGGCTTAATCGACGGCCATAGAAATCCTGAGAATAGGACTAGTTTATGGAGTTTACCTGCAAATGCAAgatttgaaaagaaaatggaagATACAGAAAGGTACAAACATAGTGAAGGGGGTCATACACCTATGCTGGAAGGTGAACTTCAAGGTAGAGATGAAAGATTGGTGATCGATTAGTAACACAGAGGAAATGAAATACTGCTATATTCTATTTCAAATTTGGTGCGTGGGTTTCCAGCTGGCTCTTTTTTTCGGCACTCTTCTTTgttatctttagcttcttctagTAGGATGGTATCCTCTGCTGCATGAAACTGTATAATCACGAAACCAAATGCGGTATTTACCAGCTTGTACATCACGTTACCTAACAAATCTGAAAAAATGATATCCCCTTCATCGGTGTCTCAGATTTGTTCTCATCTAGATCCCTTAGGTAgtcatcttcaactacaaATCATGTACAGTATGGGCTTGATGGGCACCCTGGATATCTAGCGAAACATACATTGGTTTTTATCGATAGATTTTTAAACTACTTCTCGTTCGTCTTATTTGGTCGCTACAGATGGGGAGGTTGTAATTTGGGTTCTTCAGAGGCGTCAGCTTGAGATCCAGTTTCCCTTCCACCGTGAAAGCTCTCATCGATGAAACAGTAATTGAACTTATAATCCTCGTTATCCGATTAAACAGCACATCAAGGaaaaatgatataatatatatacagttaTACATTGTGCTAATTCATCGACCAATTTACACCTAGACTGTATCCGGATTTCGTATTACGTTCACACTATGTTTATAGccatctaaatcaccttgtcTGACTAAATCCCAATCACCTTCTACTTTATGTACTTTCCTTAACACCTGCTTGGCAGTGGTCTTTTCCGGATGTTGCTTATCGCCATCTCTGAAAGTTGAATCTGGATTCGGTGAAAGTGATAATAATCTTCTAAacccatcttcttcttcttcaacattactATCGATTTTGAATTGTTTATGAGAGATTGATAAACTTCGTtttatattgattgatttaaagCTTCTATTGTGCATTGATAGCCGGTTACGGTTGGACGAATCATGACAGCTGCTGTTGTTATCATGTCTTGATTGTGTATCATGAGAATAGCTATGTGGTTGAAGTGCATACGGATGAGAGATAACTACTGGTTTAATGGGGTTTGATTTAGTCCTTAATATCGAAGGTTTCGATGATCTTGATGGTTTGCGTAGTACAGACAGGATGATTCCCATTCGAATCACCTTTTGGTATACAAATGTttggattgatattgacCTATTATAGAGTTGAATCCGAACGAATGCATGTGAATAAGGTATAAGTATGATATAAGTTTGGTAGATAAAGGATGTAATGGTTATTCGGACCAATATGAAAATAGTAAGTAGCAGCCAGTGATTCAGCTAAATATGTGAGGTCTAATCTTCTAATCTTCCAACGATCATTCGAAACGAGCGATACGGCAGCGGTAACTTCGATAGTCAAGTTGAGTGATGAGGTATCATAAAGGAGCGGGGAAGGGCGTGTGCGAGGAGCGAGAGGAGGAGAGAGAGGAGATGCGGAGAAGGACAACACTCCTACTACCAGCTAAACCTTTTACCGTGCCATACATCTTATTCACCATCTTTGGGGTTTACAAGTCGTATGTATAATGGTGAACTATTTATTGTGAAAGTATTACATGCATGCATGCATTATTCTTCGACCAAAACGAAATCAAGCATGAATTAAAGCTATCCTCCGGGGGATTACGTCATCCCAAAATCACgttgtttaccttttctaattATCAATTCTTGGCAATAAGCCGCAATAAATTATTAGCCTAACTACCGCTAAATTAACATTCTATGTCGATAGACTAGTACCTGTATTTCTCTATACCCCCTTATCATTCATAGATAGGACAAGTTATTTTCAGCAACGTACAACAGAATGTGGAGCAAGAAAGCGATACTGGCTTATACAATAGCTGTAATGTCACAGGTGCAAGCACAATCTACACCAAAGGTTTTAGTATATACAGCTACAGCTGGATATAGACATGATTCCATACCTACGGCTATCGAAGTTTTAGGTCAAAATGCTCAGAAATACGGTGTAGAGTTTCAATTTTCGGAGTGAGTAACTGTAGACTATTCTCTCACTCTCTTCAACATGTCAACTGCGAGAATCGCGAATTGTCTTTCGAATATTGTCATTGCGCACTAAAACCTTTATTATCTGTTCGATAGGGATATGAGCCTGTTCACAAATGACACCTTATCAACTTTTGATGGTGTTATGTTCGTTTCTAACTCTGATGAAGGTATGCTCCTTTCATGTACTCAAATGAATCAACATTTGTTGAGTCATCCTTGATCGGTTCCCAGTCCTCGATGACGCAGGTCAAGCAGCTTTGAAAACGTTCTTCCAATCTGGAGGTGTATATACAGGTGTACATGCAGGGTCAGCATGTTTGTTTAACGATGAGAATTATGAACAAGCTGTAGGAGGTGAGCTGGCTAATCTGTCCGCTCCGAGAGAAACTCTGTTCGCTTATGTCTGTAACGTTTTATAGCCTTTTTTGATTACCATCCACCTATACAAGATGCTGTATGTGCAATATTCAACCTATATATCTATACTCGTGcatataagctgatatctcATCATTCGCAGACGTTCACAAGATTAAATACTACTCATCCTGCTACAGCTAATGTACCTGACCGGTGGTCTTTCGTAAGTTGTTGTCTTCAGATATTCTCTTTACGTATACGATACTAACAGTCCTTCAATATAGCAAGAAGAGGTATATCACTTCCGATCAAATCCCAGAGATAATGGTGCTGTAGTACTTATGTCAGTTGATGAATCGAGCTACGTCAGTAAGTACTGTAGATTCCATGCATGTGCCAAAAACTTCGTTGAGTCGATAGCTGAGACTTGTACCCCGTTATAGATAACGGAACATCAACAGGAAATTATCCACCAATGGGTGATCCACATCCTATAGCGTGGTACATTGAAGCACCACTATCTGCTCAACCTTTAGGTTCAGGCGTTGATAAAGCCGGCAGATCATTTTATACTTCCTTAGGTCATCTGAATTCTAGTATGTGTCCTCAATCACCATATAATGCCCTTCATTGCCCTCCATCAGCTGATCACCCACTTCAATAATTTAGCATGGCAGAATGAAACATACATAAATCACGTCATGTCGGGATTAAAATGGGCTTTAGATGGAGCATCAACCAAAGCCTATGGAGTTGGAATAGTagggaatggaaatggaaattcatcttcaacggTCACTGgtacaacttcatcttcttccaacGGTGCTTCAGCTACAAGTAGCGGAACGAGCGCAAGTTTAACTTCAAGCTCGACAAGTTCTGCGCCTTCGGGCTCAAGCTCAGGATCGACGTCAGGCAGTGTCAGCGTTAAAAGTATACCTGGTCAAGCTTTGGTAGCAGGTGCGGGGTTAGCTGGGATAGTTATATTAGGTATGGGATTGGTGTTGTAAACGATCTCCATATATGCAGGAAGTGGGAATTGTTAAAGGTTATGATCGAAGGTTATGGGTGTTCTAATCATACAGAAGATACATCGCAAAATTTTTGGTATCCACTGTTACAGATATATTCACAAAATTATATGGACCTGTACTACTAGATTCCATATGCTTGACACATAATTCAGCATTCTCAGCTACAATTTTTATGCTCGTATGCAATAATGGGGGGACGGATGTGAAATTCAGCTCCGGGGTAATAATTCAGGCACGGGCGGATAAGAAGCATGATTTTACGGATGTAACACTTAGTATACAATATAATGTTCATCTCCATGATaatttaaagataaaaacTGTCTCTTATTTACTCATACCACGACATTAGCgattgaattgaatatcGATAGAAGGCTCTCACACGATGCCAAGAATACAACTTGATTATTCGATCTATTTAGTTACGGGAAGAGAACTTCTTCCTCCTGGGAAAGTGTGTGAAAACCCTCCCTACTCCTTTACATTCTACAATTGAACCATACGACAACATGCTAATTGCCTTGTTTATCAGGATTACTATGAATCCCTCGAGGAGGTAAGTCGGTTCAATATCAGGTTAATGAATTTCGATAACTGATTTAATGTATGATACGTAGTCTCTTCAAGGTGGTGTAACTCTTGTTCAGGTCAGAGAGAAAAATGCTGATACTGGAGAGGTAAGTAATACTCATAACGAGAAACAGTATTGCAGTATTTCTCTTATGCGATAAAACTAATTAACGACGTcctcttctttgtcttcagTTCATCGAAGTTGCTAGACGTACTAAGCAAATTTGTGATAAGGTATGCCGTCAATTTACTGTGAAAACCAAATATTTTAATTGGTGATTGACCTGTGATTCTATCTAGTACAATGTACCTGTCCTAATTAATGATAGAATCGATGTTCATCTTGCCGTCGGTAAGCATTCTCGTTGATACCTGCTAATTGGTGATTCACGctgattgagcttgattcTCATTTGGATAGGTACCGCCGGTATTCATATTGGACAAACAGATTGTCCATTACCATTAGCCAGACAATTAATCGGACCAGATGCGATAATTGGATTATCGGTTAGAAATCTAAATGAATGTAAAAGAGCTATTGAGCAAAAAGCAGATTATATTGGTATAGGTACAGTCTGGAGAACTGAATCAAAAGATacaaaaggtagaaaatGTTTAGGTCCtgatggtacaggtgaaattttagatttattacATGATACTGGTGTTCAAGCTGTTGCCATTGGTGAGTAAAGAGTCAACTAATAAATGACTATATGGCATTGTTTGTCAATTATACTGACCATAATCTGATGGTTTTTCATTGGAATAGGTGGTATCcatttacctaatttaccacAATTATTACATggatcaatttcaccaaaatattcaaattctttaGATGGAATCGCAATCATATCAGATATAGTATCATCTAAAAATCCAAGAGAATCCGCATCAAATTTGAGAGAAATCGTAGATTCTTTtaaaagagcaagaaaatctttaaatcaatatcaagtcAAAGGTGGTGTCTTCGATTCACCTTTTGTCATTGAACATAGAAATAAGAATGAATTCACAAATGATTATTTAATTAAAAGAGTCGaagatttgatgaatgtattgaaagatgaaactcCTCTTATAAATCAAGTAAGTCGAATTTTTGTCTTACAGGTATTTCgagaaaagaattatttcAGAATATGCtgtaatatatatgtaagaGTTGCTGAAGTATAGAATCATAATGCTAAACATCGTCTCCATACTTTCACAGCTAACAAATAAGGTCGTCATGAATGATTCAGCCAATGTAACTCTCGCTGTTGGCGCTTCACCGATCATGTCAACGAACCCTAGAGATGTATACGATTTAAGCCCTGCTATTGGAGCTTGTCTCATCAATTTTGGGTGAATTATATCAAGTGACGGTCATATTGAATTATCAGCTGACTTTACAATGTACCTACTATAGAACAATCGACGATAAAGAAGGAATGCAGGTTG from Kwoniella dendrophila CBS 6074 chromosome 9, complete sequence carries:
- a CDS encoding hydroxyethylthiazole kinase, which encodes MPRIQLDYSIYLVTGRELLPPGKDYYESLEESLQGGVTLVQVREKNADTGEFIEVARRTKQICDKYNVPVLINDRIDVHLAVGTAGIHIGQTDCPLPLARQLIGPDAIIGLSVRNLNECKRAIEQKADYIGIGTVWRTESKDTKGRKCLGPDGTGEILDLLHDTGVQAVAIGGIHLPNLPQLLHGSISPKYSNSLDGIAIISDIVSSKNPRESASNLREIVDSFKRARKSLNQYQVKGGVFDSPFVIEHRNKNEFTNDYLIKRVEDLMNVLKDETPLINQLTNKVVMNDSANVTLAVGASPIMSTNPRDVYDLSPAIGACLINFGTIDDKEGMQVAGRQANVNKKPLIFDPVAVGATSFRRETAQELLAHWQPTVIKGNAAEIGAMAESSEVASRGVDAAGSGFKDPGSIVKQLAKKRAAIIVLTGPEDYISDGNLVIKLSNGSHYLEKITGSGCQAGTLIACFSAASKIDYLNKNNEELFENKSQLVQGDMLLGAIAGILVYTVASEIAAERSDVKGPGTFRSALIDELYNLTPETISQRAKIEIRY